One Oryza glaberrima chromosome 10, OglaRS2, whole genome shotgun sequence DNA segment encodes these proteins:
- the LOC127753345 gene encoding non-specific lipid-transfer protein 2P-like, with translation MAKWAAAMEMLLLVVVATVAVAVVVAQSPPPPQCDPGLLSPCAAPIFFGTVPSASCCSSLKAQQGCFCQYAKDPMYASYINSTNARKMIAACGIPLPNCG, from the coding sequence ATGGCGAAGTGGGCGGCTGCAATGGAGATGCTtttgctggtggtggtggcgacggtggcggtggcggtggtggtggcgcaatcgccgccgccgccgcagtgtGACCCCGGGCTGCTGTCGCCATGCGCGGCACCGATCTTCTTCGGGACGGTGCCGTCGGCGTCGTGCTGCTCTAGCCTGAAAGCACAACAGGGGTGCTTCTGCCAGTACGCGAAAGACCCAATGTACGCGTCCTACATCAACAGCACCAACGCACGCAAGATGATCGCCGCCTGCGGCATCCCCTTGCCCAACTGCGGCTAG
- the LOC127753284 gene encoding non-specific lipid-transfer protein 2P-like encodes MAKWATAMEMLLLVVVAAAAVAVVVAQAPPPPPPPQCDPGLLSPCAAPIFFGTAPSASCCSSLKAQQGCFCQYAKDPTYASYINSTNARKMIAACGIPFPNCS; translated from the coding sequence ATGGCGAAGTGGGCGACTGCGATGGAGATGCttctgctggtggtggtggcggcggcggcagtggcagtggtggtggcacaagcgccgccgccgccgccgccgccgcagtgtGACCCCGGGCTGCTGTCGCCATGCGCAGCCCCGATCTTCTTCGGGacggcgccgtcggcgtcgtGCTGCTCTAGCCTGAAAGCACAGCAGGGGTGCTTCTGCCAGTACGCGAAAGACCCGACGTACGCGTCCTACATCAACAGCACCAACGCACGCAAGATGATCGCCGCCTGCGGCATCCCCTTTCCCAACTGCAGCTag
- the LOC127753197 gene encoding non-specific lipid-transfer protein 2P-like encodes MVKWAAAMEMLLLVAAATAVAVVAAQCNPEQLSACVSPIFYGTTPSESCCSNLRAQQKEGCLCQYAKDPTYASYVNNTNARKTIAACGIPIPSC; translated from the coding sequence ATGGTGAAGTGGGCAGCTGCAATGGAGATGCTTCTGCTGGTGGCAGCAGCCACGGCggtagcggtggtggcggcgcagtgTAACCCTGAGCAGCTATCGGCGTGCGTGAGCCCGATCTTCTATGGGACGACGCCATCGGAGTCGTGCTGCTCCAACCTACGCGCGCAGCAGAAGGAGGGGTGCCTCTGCCAGTACGCGAAAGACCCGACGTACGCGTCCTACGTCAACAACACCAACGCACGCAAGACCATCGCCGCCTGCGGCATCCCCATTCCCAGCTGCTAG
- the LOC127786040 gene encoding non-specific lipid-transfer protein 2P-like, with amino-acid sequence MAKWAAIMAVLLLAAAWAAAPAAAQCNAGQLAICAGAIIGGSAPSASCCSNLRAQRGCFCQYARNPAYASYINSANARKTLTSCGIAIPRC; translated from the coding sequence ATGGCGAAGTGGGCGGCGATCATGGCGGTGCtgctgctggcggcggcgtgggcggcggcgccggcggcggcgcagtgcaACGCCGGGCAGCTGGCGATCTGCGCGGGCGCGATCATCGGCGggtcggcgccgtcggcgtcgtGCTGCTCCAACCTGCGCGCGCAGAGGGGGTGCTTCTGCCAGTACGCGCGCAACCCGGCGTACGCCTCCTACATCAACAGCGCCAACGCCCGCAAGACCCTCACCTCCTGCGGCATCGCCATCCCCCGCTGCTAG